One window of the Syngnathoides biaculeatus isolate LvHL_M chromosome 11, ASM1980259v1, whole genome shotgun sequence genome contains the following:
- the hs3st1 gene encoding heparan sulfate glucosamine 3-O-sulfotransferase 1 — protein sequence MAALLLGLLLFAMESPTVPSSSSLPDTEWLPAVPSPPDDSAVVHPNGTEQQLPRIIIIGVRKGGTRALIEMLSLHSSVVAAQNEVHFFDWESHFQKGLPWYRSQMPFALPNQVTVEKTPAYFTSAKVPKRVHQMNPNAKLLLILRDPTERVLSDYTQVFYNRLQKHKRYQPIESVLIKDGKVNLGYKALNRSLYYMHMQNWLQYFPLESIHVVDGDQLIRDPLPEMKKVEHFLRLAPQINASNFYFNQTKGFYCLRDQGRERCLHDSKGRAHPRVAPAILQKLYQFFQQPNRKFFKLVGQTFNWK from the coding sequence ATGGCGGCCCTGCTCCTTGGGCTGCTGCTCTTCGCCATGGAGTCCCCCACCGTGCCCTCCTCCTCATCCCTGCCGGACACCGAGTGGCTCCCTGCTGTCCCTTCGCCACCTGACGACAGCGCTGTGGTCCACCCCAACGGGACAGAGCAGCAGCTTCCGCGGATCATCATCATCGGTGTGAGGAAAGGTGGGACGCGGGCACTCATCGAAATGCTGAGCCTGCACAGCTCTGTGGTGGCAGCCCAGAACGAGGTGCACTTCTTTGACTGGGAGAGTCACTTCCAGAAGGGCTTGCCTTGGTACCGCAGCCAGATGCCCTTCGCCCTCCCTAATCAGGTTACCGTGGAGAAGACACCTGCCTATTTCACATCTGCCAAAGTCCCCAAGCGTGTCCACCAAATGAACCCAAACGCCAAGTTGCTCCTCATCCTCAGGGACCCCACGGAGCGTGTGCTCTCAGACTACACGCAAGTCTTCTACAACCGCCTCCAGAAGCACAAACGCTACCAGCCCATTGAGTCGGTGCTGATAAAAGACGGCAAGGTCAACTTGGGCTACAAGGCGCTCAACCGCAGTCTGTACTACATGCATATGCAGAACTGGCTGCAGTACTTCCCGCTGGAGAGCATCCATGTGGTGGATGGTGACCAGCTCATCCGGGACCCCTTGCCGGAGATGAAGAAGGTGGAGCACTTCTTGAGGCTGGCGCCGCAAATCAACGCCTCCAACTTCTACTTTAATCAGACCAAGGGATTCTACTGTTTGCGAGACCAGGGGCGGGAGCGCTGCTTGCATGACTCCAAGGGCCGGGCGCACCCCCGCGTAGCTCCCGCCATCCTGCAGAAACTTTACCAGTTCTTCCAACAGCCCAACAGGAAGTTCTTTAAGCTTGTGGGCCAAACATTTAACTGGAAGTGA